The following proteins are co-located in the Argopecten irradians isolate NY chromosome 9, Ai_NY, whole genome shotgun sequence genome:
- the LOC138331887 gene encoding zinc finger protein 83-like, which produces MENVEEKQQVLNPLKCDVGSQEFSEPSQMSEHGNSHIEEEQVLNPLKCDVGSQEFSEPSLSQMSEHGNSHIEEEQTLNPLKCDVGSQEFSEPSQMSEHGNSHIEEEQVLNPLNCDVGSKEFSQQSQLLEHGNSHKEEKPFKCDLCGRKYLRESYLLQHIRKHTGEEPYKCDICGKGFSHNSSLISHVRKHTGGKPFECDVCGKGFALNRTLADHARLHIGEKPFQCDICFREFSQRNHLSKHFKMHLEERGQEEEKPFKCEICGRAFTQRYSLKAHDRTHTGEKPFKCKVCDKGFSQNGHLLEHTRIHTGENPFKCMVCGKGFSQNGHLLRHARVHTGEKPFKCDICGKTFSRNSNLTVHVKIHTGEKLFGCDVCGKEFTQAGNLWRHTKKHAKKRNEEDHLKVDLWKK; this is translated from the coding sequence ATGGAAAATGTTGAAGAAAAACAACAAGTGTTAAACCCACTGAAGTGTGACGTTGGTTCACAGGAGTTTTCTGAACCAAGTCAAATGTCTGAACATGGTAACTCACATATAGAAGAAGAACAAGTATTAAACCCACTGAAGTGTGACGTCGGTTCACAGGAGTTTTCTGAACCAAGCTTAAGTCAAATGTCAGAACATGGTAACTCGCATATAGAAGAAGAACAAACATTAAACCCACTGAAGTGTGATGTCGGTTCACAGGAGTTTTCTGAACCAAGTCAAATGTCTGAACATGGTAACTCACATATAGAAGAAGAACAAGTATTAAACCCACTGAATTGTGATGTCGGTTCAAAGGAGTTTTCTCAACAAAGTCAACTGTTGGAACACGGTAATTCACATAAAGAAGAGAAACCATTCAAGTGTGACTTGTGTGGTAGGAAGTATTTACGGGAAAGCTACCTGTTGCAGCACATCAGGAAACACACAGGTGAGGAACCATATAAGTGTGACATCTGTGGTAAAGGGTTTTCTCACAACAGTAGCCTTATATCACATGTCAGAAAACATACAGGAGGTAAACCATTCGAGTGTGACGTTTGTGGTAAGGGATTCGCTCTGAATAGGACTTTGGCAGATCATGCCAGGTTACACATAGGAGAAAAACCATTCCAGTGTGACATATGTTTTAGGGAATTTTCTCAGAGAAATCATCTATCGAAACATTTCAAAATGCATTTAGAGGAGAGAGGGCAGGAAGAAGAGAAACCATTTAAGTGTGAGATCTGTGGTAGAGCTTTTACACAGAGGTATAGCCTAAAGGCACACGACCGAACACATACAGGTGAGAAACCATTCAAGTGTAAAGTCTGTGACAAGGGGTTTTCTCAGAACGGTCATCTTTTGGAGCATAccagaatacatacaggagagaatcCATTCAAATGCATGGTGTGTGGGAAGGGGTTTTCACAGAATGGCCACCTACTGAGACATGCCAGAGTACACACAGGGGAAAAACCATTCAAATGTGACATCTGTGGTAAAACGTTTTCTAGGAATAGTAACCTGACGGTTCACGTCAAAATACACACAGGGGAGAAACTGTTTGGGTGTGACGTCTGTGGAAAGGAGTTCACACAAGCTGGTAACCTGTGGAGGCATACGAAAAAACATGCGAAAAAACGTAACGAGGAAGACCATTTAAAAGTGGATCTCTGGAagaaatga